ACATTTTATTCTGGAAACCCATCCAGAAAACTCAAAATGCTTTCCAAGATTTGTGACACACAAATGGGAGCTAAATACAATTATGTGTTGACAATTAACAGATGATTCTCTTCGGTCTAGCGGCCAAACTTGCTTACTTTCCCCATACACTCGCTCACTCCGAGTTCGATTTGAGGTtatttcaaaaacaatttttttttttttgtctgaaaacATCACAATCTGAAACTTACCAACCATGCATATATCAAATCTTTAGTTTTTAATCtcattttattgttttagtttAAACTTTGCTACAAAGAAACACTCTTACATTTTATTCTGGAAACCCATTCAGAAAACTTAAAATGCCTTCCAAGATTCGTGACACACATATGGgagttaaataaaattatggttTGACAATTAACAGATGATTCACCTCGGCCTAGTGGCCAAACTTGCATACTTCCCCATACACTCTCTCACCCCGTGTTCGATTAACGGTTGATTCAAAAAGTCACGTTCCAAAAAACACACCTTAAGTTTTATTCTTTGAGAACACGTCTTAATATTTCCCCCGTAAGTTTCCTTTCTTCTGCCGTCACATCatggtcaagaagaagaagttttcAAAGTCTTTGCAACCGTGTCGGCCAAGCTATATAACAAAGAAGAGTACAcgaaagataaaaataatatggaGAAAGACATGATCGAGGACGCTAGATTCAACACGCCGTTGTTGGTTATCACGGAGGCTTTCGAGGAACTGGCAGATTTGCTTAAACCACGGAGGCAAAAACGTGGTGAGATCAGCAGAAACGACGTCGTATCAAACGATGGATTAAGGCTCGATGCGTTTTGCAGTGCGTGTACTCACGTCTCTGTTCTCTTCGGCTGCCTTGGCTTCGCCTTCAAATTCGCTGAGATGGAGTACGTCTCCAAGGTTCGAAACCGTTAAActcaatttaattttatattgatattttGTTACAAATCTTAAGCCTAGTAAGCCTATGAAACTGAACAaatgttttgtttaaaaattaggTTAGAGATTTGGTGGAAGCGTCAAGAACGTTTGATACGTTACATAACATTATTGATCTAGATGTTATGAATCAAACGGTTAAGACACAAGGAAGCTATTCACGAAATCTCCGACGTGTTAGACTAGGTTTAGATTTGATCCGAGCCATCTTCGAACAATTCTTGATGACGAACGAGTACTATTCTTTGAAAGACGCTGCAACAAAAGCTTACACACAAGTATGCGCACCGTTTCACACGTGGGCCGTTAGAACAGCTGTTTACGCTGGAATGCATACACTTCCGACAAGGGACCAGCTTCTGTTACGACTTAATGAAACAGGTGAGGTTTTGTTTTGGTTGACTTTTGATgttattcttgttttcttttggaGATTTTGAATCTCACTTGTTGTTTAATGGATTTGAAGATCAATCTGTGGAGAAGAACATGAGGAGATACATGGAAGCTTCGAGGCCGATTATAGAGTATATTGACAAGCTTTACATTGATAGGAACATTAAACTGGATTGGTAgcaaattttgttacaaaaaggTTAGTCGCTGGACATCTAAAATTGTAGCTTCGTCTTAAGCTCAATGATTGTTCTCTCGATGATATTTAATTCATTCTCGAATTTAGATTTTGGATTTGAtggcaaaattttaaatagaaaatagtaTGAAAATTATTGAATAACATAGTATTATCTTGTTGGTTTATGATCTAATGAATGCACAAATTTGTGCTTGTAGTAATTCTAAGGTTCTGGTGATCAAGGTGTTTGTCTTCATCACTTCATATGCAATTACGAGAATCTTAATTTTGGGGTTAACCTATCATAAAACTAGTTTTCTCAGACAAATACAATACTGTACCTTACACTtaatcattaattttaaaaatcgtCATCGGATTATTCATTGCAAAATTAGTTGGGTCTCATTTGGTAGCTTAGTTATGGTTCagaacataaaatttataactagTTTTGTACCGTTAGACTGAATCAAAAGCAAGTTAAAACGTACTCCATTTGATATATTGAAGATTCCACGTAACACCTCTGTGAGATTTAGAATCTGGTTCGAATATTCTTTGTTGAATCCCAACTTTTGAACTTCGTGCGCGTCAGCCGCCCTCAAATCTTCGTTTAATTTGAGATTGAGGCCATTAACTAAGaatagcatttttttttgtcgaaacAATAGCatgttgaaatttaaaaaacacaTCAAATTGACTAATTCAAATGCATTTTTGTAGTACTGACTGAACCAACAATTTAAAATGTACTCCTTGTTTCTCAAATATATTAAAGTCTTATATTAAAACTCCATGGcacatattgttttgtttttggtgatCGATGACATATATAGTTTGACCTAAACAAGAATCAAACGCATGATTTTGATGATAAATTCTCTAACGATCTCGAAGATGTAcgttaaaaaatacaattttataaaattgagAACAGTAtagaaaaatacagaaaatttaaaaataaacacgAGTAACTATTTATCCACAACTCAATTACAGTGACAAGGGACAATTCACTATAACTTTAGAataaagattaaaatatatattttcttctaaaacttACAATTCAACTTActtgcataaaaaaaaagagaccacactaattttttttatatagagtGAGTTAATTACATTAACCTAGTTAGATTAAAGCATATTATAATTTTCGTAAATCTATTACAAATAATTCTAACTTCTATAAAACCATAATagtaatatttcatttttagtgtTAGTTTTTGTCTTGTTTTAgtattatttgattttgttaGATTATCACCAAATATTCGCGAAATACTTGATAGATTATTTAACGAAATCCTTTACAAATCCCGACATCTCAtcttatgataaaattattatatagtcAAGAATTTAagtttaaagaatataaatatgtataaataatcAGGATCAAAGTATTGAAAAAGAATATaacataaaaagataaaatcatattGTTACTTTGATAAAACCAAACTATTGAAAAAGAATAtaacattaaaagataaaatcatattgttactttgacaaaatcaaagtattgaataacataaaaaa
This Brassica napus cultivar Da-Ae chromosome C6, Da-Ae, whole genome shotgun sequence DNA region includes the following protein-coding sequences:
- the LOC106404757 gene encoding ACD11 homolog protein-like — encoded protein: MAGELATKLTTITMDMLRTMILGILGRRKSIRVWTNRLVSLDRLWPQKVSFLLPSHHGQEEEVFKVFATVSAKLYNKEEYTKDKNNMEKDMIEDARFNTPLLVITEAFEELADLLKPRRQKRGEISRNDVVSNDGLRLDAFCSACTHVSVLFGCLGFAFKFAEMEYVSKVRDLVEASRTFDTLHNIIDLDVMNQTVKTQGSYSRNLRRVRLGLDLIRAIFEQFLMTNEYYSLKDAATKAYTQVCAPFHTWAVRTAVYAGMHTLPTRDQLLLRLNETDQSVEKNMRRYMEASRPIIEYIDKLYIDRNIKLDW